In one Hippocampus zosterae strain Florida chromosome 10, ASM2543408v3, whole genome shotgun sequence genomic region, the following are encoded:
- the si:ch211-137a8.2 gene encoding nesprin-2 isoform X1 — MRQDPVDPRSEDHVSREEPPGCEGPERRWLLWHGFMTEHAHLDAWLRLAEQAVASRDWTRVTYAAAKDDVRRFERLRCEAGSFLVHLDALTQRKRSLSALFRGAMRTRLIAAARDCGRRWDRLKVELESIGGRLKALVREWEEFEEETEELAVWLAEMEAGLAAVQRVTGKTRDKLRQLQSFQRSVRVNSGRVNGALERGEALIQRSAPGDAHRVERRLLELLRQCGQVYGNIARVQTRLLSMRLVFEDDILLTAPPDSGCPSESFLFEEEEGALAQVRQEPSPQRQRQVDHLRGRDRPSSSPPPPFHEHLGLEWDPSVDVGHSGSCSDFSYCSASTGPGDAPKRTGDISALGSENNIKREDTPRSTTSPALLDVFSAEWDMESLGGDHGVTSAPKQDGDGRVRAWLGSQGAPRPSCCRAVQTHAQRSAIAERDPADLFTPAPSCHGDDRTGASHESSPSRDATSATSGRHRARAPQEEDESCRGSGTAPGAAPRPGAERLLLAAAAAVSLLACLFWSFLQLPCGRGVVGPWGGLHLSYVAGPPPT; from the exons ATGCGGCAGGATCCCGTCGACCCTCGGTCCGAAGACCACGTGAGCCGCGAGGAGCCGCCGGGATGCGAGGG GCCGGAGAGACGTTGGCTGCTCTGGCACGGCTTCATGACGGAACACGCCCACTTGGACGCTTGGCTGCGATTGGCCGAGCAGGCGGTGGCCTCCCGCGACTGGACTCGAGTCACTTACGCCGCAGCCAAGGACGACGTCAGGCGCTTTGAG AGGCTGCGGTGCGAGGCGGGCTCCTTTCTGGTTCATCTGGACGCGCTGACCCAGAGGAAGCGGAGCCTGAGCGCGCTGTTCCGGGGCGCCATGCGGACTCGCCTGATAGCCGCGGCCCGGGACTGCGGCCGCAGGTGGGACCGCCTCAAGGTCGAGCTGGAATCCATCGGCGGACGCCTCAAG GCTTTGGTGCGCGAGTGGGAAGAGTTTGAGGAAGAGACGGAGGAGCTGGCCGTCTGGTTGGCCGAGATGGAAGCGGGGCTGGCCGCCGTCCAACGCGTGACGGGGAAAACCCGCGACAAACTGCGCCAACTGCAG TCTTTCCAGCGGAGCGTGCGCGTCAACTCCGGTCGCGTGAACGGAGCGTTGGAGCGCGGCGAGGCTCTGATCCAGCGCAGCGCCCCCGGCGACGCGCACCGCGTGGAGCGCCGCCTGCTGGAGCTTCTGCGCCAGTGCGGTCAGGTCTACGGCAACATCGCGCGGGTGCAAACGCGACTCCTCAGCATGCGATTG GTCTTTGAGGATGACATCCTGCTGACTGCGCCCCCGGATTCCGGTTGTCCGTCGGAGTCCTTTTTgttcgaggaggaggagggagcgcTGGCCCAAGTCCGCCAGGAGCCGAGTCCTCAACGCCAACGACAAGTCG ATCATCTTCGTGGTCGTGACCGTCCTTCgtcttcgccgccgccgcctttccATGAGCACTTGGGTCTGGAGTGGGACCCCTCGGTGGACGTGGGACACTCGGGCTCCTGCAGTGACTTCTCCTACTGCAGCGCCAGCACGG GTCCCGGGGACGCCCCAAAGAGGACCGGCGACATCAGTGCCCTCGGCTCAGAAAACAACATCAAGCGGGAAGATACGCCG CGCTCGACGACGTCGCCGGCTCTCCTTGACGTCTTCTCGGCCGAATGGGACATGGAGAGCCTCGGCGGGGACCACGGGGTGACCTCCGCGCCAAAACAGGACGGCGACGGCCGCGTGAGGGCGTGGCTGGGAAGCCAAGGCGCTCCGCGTCCTTCCTGCTGTCGAGCTGTGCAGACCCACGCTCAG CGTTCGGCCATCGCAGAACGGGATCCCGCAGATCTTTTCACTCCTGCCCCCAGTTGCCATGGCGATGACCGCACGGGCGCCTCTCATGAGAGCTCGCCGTCCCGTGACGCGACTTCCGCGACGAGCGGCCGACACCGGGCGCGG gCTCCACAAGAGGAGGACGAAAG CTGCAGGGGCTCCGGGACCGCGCCCGGGGCGGCGCCGCGCCCCGGCGCCGAGCGcctcctgctggccgccgctgccgccgtgTCGCTGCTGGCCTGTCTCTTCTGGAGCTTCCTGCAGCTGCCGTGCGGCCGCGGTGTCGTCGGCCCCTGGGGCGGCCTGCACCTGAGCTACGTCGCCGGGCCCCCGCCCACCTGA
- the si:ch211-137a8.2 gene encoding nesprin-2 isoform X2 codes for MRQDPVDPRSEDHVSREEPPGCEGPERRWLLWHGFMTEHAHLDAWLRLAEQAVASRDWTRVTYAAAKDDVRRFERLRCEAGSFLVHLDALTQRKRSLSALFRGAMRTRLIAAARDCGRRWDRLKVELESIGGRLKALVREWEEFEEETEELAVWLAEMEAGLAAVQRVTGKTRDKLRQLQSFQRSVRVNSGRVNGALERGEALIQRSAPGDAHRVERRLLELLRQCGQVYGNIARVQTRLLSMRLVFEDDILLTAPPDSGCPSESFLFEEEEGALAQVRQEPSPQRQRQVDHLRGRDRPSSSPPPPFHEHLGLEWDPSVDVGHSGSCSDFSYCSASTGPGDAPKRTGDISALGSENNIKREDTPRSTTSPALLDVFSAEWDMESLGGDHGVTSAPKQDGDGRVRAWLGSQGAPRPSCCRAVQTHAQRSAIAERDPADLFTPAPSCHGDDRTGASHESSPSRDATSATSGRHRARAPQEEDERGSGTAPGAAPRPGAERLLLAAAAAVSLLACLFWSFLQLPCGRGVVGPWGGLHLSYVAGPPPT; via the exons ATGCGGCAGGATCCCGTCGACCCTCGGTCCGAAGACCACGTGAGCCGCGAGGAGCCGCCGGGATGCGAGGG GCCGGAGAGACGTTGGCTGCTCTGGCACGGCTTCATGACGGAACACGCCCACTTGGACGCTTGGCTGCGATTGGCCGAGCAGGCGGTGGCCTCCCGCGACTGGACTCGAGTCACTTACGCCGCAGCCAAGGACGACGTCAGGCGCTTTGAG AGGCTGCGGTGCGAGGCGGGCTCCTTTCTGGTTCATCTGGACGCGCTGACCCAGAGGAAGCGGAGCCTGAGCGCGCTGTTCCGGGGCGCCATGCGGACTCGCCTGATAGCCGCGGCCCGGGACTGCGGCCGCAGGTGGGACCGCCTCAAGGTCGAGCTGGAATCCATCGGCGGACGCCTCAAG GCTTTGGTGCGCGAGTGGGAAGAGTTTGAGGAAGAGACGGAGGAGCTGGCCGTCTGGTTGGCCGAGATGGAAGCGGGGCTGGCCGCCGTCCAACGCGTGACGGGGAAAACCCGCGACAAACTGCGCCAACTGCAG TCTTTCCAGCGGAGCGTGCGCGTCAACTCCGGTCGCGTGAACGGAGCGTTGGAGCGCGGCGAGGCTCTGATCCAGCGCAGCGCCCCCGGCGACGCGCACCGCGTGGAGCGCCGCCTGCTGGAGCTTCTGCGCCAGTGCGGTCAGGTCTACGGCAACATCGCGCGGGTGCAAACGCGACTCCTCAGCATGCGATTG GTCTTTGAGGATGACATCCTGCTGACTGCGCCCCCGGATTCCGGTTGTCCGTCGGAGTCCTTTTTgttcgaggaggaggagggagcgcTGGCCCAAGTCCGCCAGGAGCCGAGTCCTCAACGCCAACGACAAGTCG ATCATCTTCGTGGTCGTGACCGTCCTTCgtcttcgccgccgccgcctttccATGAGCACTTGGGTCTGGAGTGGGACCCCTCGGTGGACGTGGGACACTCGGGCTCCTGCAGTGACTTCTCCTACTGCAGCGCCAGCACGG GTCCCGGGGACGCCCCAAAGAGGACCGGCGACATCAGTGCCCTCGGCTCAGAAAACAACATCAAGCGGGAAGATACGCCG CGCTCGACGACGTCGCCGGCTCTCCTTGACGTCTTCTCGGCCGAATGGGACATGGAGAGCCTCGGCGGGGACCACGGGGTGACCTCCGCGCCAAAACAGGACGGCGACGGCCGCGTGAGGGCGTGGCTGGGAAGCCAAGGCGCTCCGCGTCCTTCCTGCTGTCGAGCTGTGCAGACCCACGCTCAG CGTTCGGCCATCGCAGAACGGGATCCCGCAGATCTTTTCACTCCTGCCCCCAGTTGCCATGGCGATGACCGCACGGGCGCCTCTCATGAGAGCTCGCCGTCCCGTGACGCGACTTCCGCGACGAGCGGCCGACACCGGGCGCGG gCTCCACAAGAGGAGGACGAAAG GGGCTCCGGGACCGCGCCCGGGGCGGCGCCGCGCCCCGGCGCCGAGCGcctcctgctggccgccgctgccgccgtgTCGCTGCTGGCCTGTCTCTTCTGGAGCTTCCTGCAGCTGCCGTGCGGCCGCGGTGTCGTCGGCCCCTGGGGCGGCCTGCACCTGAGCTACGTCGCCGGGCCCCCGCCCACCTGA
- the clip3 gene encoding CAP-Gly domain-containing linker protein 3 — translation MTKEESLEMQEKERQDREEQEDGRVQREEDEELTEEEEEDEERARDEDERGGEHEDRGEQPAADESSGREGDGAADESEPPSVSALQSPVRETRRRAMVHPSAQAPLPKDYAFTFFDPNDPACLEILTDPRTTIPELFAIVRQWVPQVQHKIDVIGNEILKRGCHVNDRDGLTDMTLLHYSCKAGAHGVGDPAAALRLTSQLMSLGADASLRSRWTNMNALHYAAYFDVPELVRVLLKAAKPRVLNSTCSDFHYGTALHIAASNLCLGAVKCLLEHGANPAVRNENGQVPGEVVPDPMDMSLDKAEAAMVAKELKRLLLDAVPLSCNLPRATLPNYDNIPGNLMLSSLGMKLGERVVLDDMKAGTLRFCGTTEFASGQWVGVELDEPEGKNDGSVGGVRYFICPPKLGIFAPVSKISKSAEQNLSSVTSTPRTPRTDLASRLAGKTKKGKKEKALKKKSSVVSLDPEGLNAEVGDQVLVAGQKQGIVRYFGKTDFAPGLWFGVELDRPTGKHDGSVFGVRYFSCLPKYGVFAPPSRVQRIGGPKEGSRNEQNSAVKKVHQVTMSQPKRNFNTVRSAKDLTSESSISRLLFCCWFPWMLRAEVRS, via the exons ATGACGAAAGAGGAGAGCCTGGAGATGCAGGAGAAGGAAAGGCAGGACCGCGAGGAGCAGGAGGACGGCAGGGTCCAAagagaggaggatgaggagctgacggaggaagaagaggaggacgaagaaAGAGCCCGAGATGAAGACGAGCGCGGCGGGGAGCACGAGGACCGGGGGGAGCAGCCGGCGGCAGACGAGTCCTCGGGCAGAGAAGGCGACGGCGCGGCCGACGAGAGCGAGCCGCCGTCTGTGTCGGCGCTCCAGAGTCCGGTCCGCGAGACCCGACGTCGAGCCATGGTGCACCCTTCTGCGCAGGCGCCCCTTCCCAAAGACTACG CCTTCACCTTCTTCGACCCCAATGACCCGGCCTGTCTGGAGATCCTCACGGACCCCCGGACCACCATCCCGGAGCTGTTCGCCATCGTGCGTCAGTGGGTGCCCCAGGTGCAGCACAAGATCGACGTCATCGGCAACGAG ATCCTGAAACGCGGTTGCCACGTGAATGACCGTGACGGCTTGACGGACATGACGCTTCTCCACTACAGCTGCAAGGCCGGCGCGCACGGCGTCG GCGACCCGGCGGCGGCGCTGCGCCTGACCAGCCAGCTGATGTCGCTGGGCGCCGACGCCAGTTTGAGGAGCCGTTGGACCAACATGAACGCCCTGCACTACGCCGCCTACTTTGATGTTCCCGAACTGGTCCGGGTCCTGCTGAAGGCCGCCAAACCCAGAG TTCTCAACTCCACGTGCAGCGACTTCCACTACGGCACGGCTCTGCACATCGCCGCCTCCAACCTGTGTTTGGGGGCAGTCAAGTGTCTTCTGGAGCACGGCGCCAACCCCGCCGTCCGG AACGAGAACGGGCAGGTCCCCGGTGAGGTGGTCCCCGACCCCATGGACATGAGCCTGGACAAGGCCGAGGCGGCCATGGTGGCCAAAGAGCTGAAGCGGCTGCTCCTGGACGCCGTTCCGCTGAGCTGCAACCTTCCCAGAGCCACGCTGCCCAACTACGACAACATTCCGGGCAACCTGATGCTGTCCTCGCTGGGCATGAAGCTGGGGGAGCGCGTGGTGCTGGACGACATGAAG GCCGGGACGCTGAGGTTCTGCGGCACCACAGAGTTCGCCAGCGGGCAATGGGTGGGCGTGGAGCTGGACGAGCCGGAGGGAAAGAACGACGGCAGCGTGGGCGGCGTTCGCTACTTCATCTGCCCGCCCAAACTCG GGATCTTTGCTCCGGTGTCAAAGATCTCCAAGTCTGCGGAACAGAACCTTTCTTCCGTCACCTCCACGCCTAGGACCCCCCGCACGGACCTGGCCTCGCGCCTCGCCGGGAAGACCAAGAAaggcaaaaaggaaaaag CCCTGAAGAAGAAGTCGTCAGTCGTTAGTCTGGACCCAGAAGGACTGAACGCTGAGGTCGGGGATCAGGTCTTGGTGGCCGGGCAGAAGCAGGGCATTGTGCGCTACTTTGGAAAAACAGACTTTGCGCCAG GTTTATGGTTTGGCGTGGAGCTGGACCGGCCCACCGGCAAACACGACGGCTCCGTGTTCGGGGTGCGCTACTTTAGCTGCCTCCCCAAATACGGCGTGTTTGCCCCACCCTCCAGGGTCCAGAG GATCGGCGGACCCAAGGAGGGCTCCCGGAACGAACAGAACTCGGCGGTGAAGAAAGTCCACCAAGTCACCA TGTCCCAGCCCAAGCGTAACTTCAACACGGTTCGTTCCGCCAAAGATCTGACCTCCGAGAGCTCCATTTCGAG GTTGCTGTTCTGCTGTTGGTTCCCGTGGATGCTGCGAGCTGAGGTGCGGTCCTAA
- the timm50 gene encoding mitochondrial import inner membrane translocase subunit TIM50 isoform X2, which produces MIIEPTSPKLLPDPVKEPYYQPPYTLVLELTDVLLHPEWSLATGWRFKKRPGIDYLFQQLAPLYEIIIFTAETGMTAYPLIDGIDPQGFVLYRLFRDATRYMDGHHVKDVSCLNRDGSKVIVVDCKREAFRLQPFNGMALKKWDGNSDDRTLYDLAGFLKTIALSGVDDVRSVLENYAAEDDPIEAFKRRQAQLAQEEEQRVGERSQQKKSGLSLGSIASRFWRSKQQ; this is translated from the exons ATGATCATCGAGCCCACCAGCCCCAAATTGCTGCCGGACCCCGTGAAGGAGCCGTACTACCAACCGCCGTACACGCTGGTGCTGGAGCTCACCGACGTGCTGCTGCACCCGGAGTGGTCG CTGGCAACCGGCTGGCGCTTCAAGAAACGTCCCGGCATCGACTACCTGTTCCAACAGCTGGCGCCGCTCTACGAGATCATCATCTTCACCGCCGAGACCGGCATG ACGGCGTACCCTCTGATTGACGGCATCGACCCGCAGGGTTTTGTCCTCTATCGCCTCTTCAGAGACGCCACGCGCTACATGGACGGACATCATGTCAAG GACGTGTCGTGCCTGAACCGCGACGGCAGCAAGGTGATCGTGGTGGACTGCAAGCGCGAAGCCTTCCGCCTGCAGCCGTTCAACGGGATGGCGCTCAAGAAGTGGGACGGCAACTCGGACGACCGCACGCTCTACGACCTCGCCGGCTTCCTCAAGA CCATCGCGCTGAGCGGCGTGGACGACGTGCGCTCGGTGCTGGAGAACTACGCCGCCGAGGACGACCCCATCGAGGCCTTCAAGCGCAGGCAGGCGCAGCTGGCGCAG gaggaggagcagcgcGTGGGTGAGCGGTCGCAGCAGAAGAAATCGGGCCTATCTCTGGGCTCCATCGCGTCGCGCTTTTGGCGTTCCAAGCAGCAGTGA
- the timm50 gene encoding mitochondrial import inner membrane translocase subunit TIM50 isoform X1, giving the protein MSATCMFPMCVRASRGLLRLRSRVAGTSSPATAVVRALSTGKPPAGHDGATGGLAQAILQERLQQQSQGQPPPVEGVEAAGGGEQAAGDKKQKENTAYAKKMVLRLAGLMGLGGAVSIIYVFGTNSVDEQGNRIPDEFDKEPPLVQQLKRTVKYFQDYRQMIIEPTSPKLLPDPVKEPYYQPPYTLVLELTDVLLHPEWSLATGWRFKKRPGIDYLFQQLAPLYEIIIFTAETGMTAYPLIDGIDPQGFVLYRLFRDATRYMDGHHVKDVSCLNRDGSKVIVVDCKREAFRLQPFNGMALKKWDGNSDDRTLYDLAGFLKTIALSGVDDVRSVLENYAAEDDPIEAFKRRQAQLAQEEEQRVGERSQQKKSGLSLGSIASRFWRSKQQ; this is encoded by the exons ATGTCGGCTACGTGTATGTTCCCCATGTGTGTGCGAGCGAGCCGGGGCCTCCTCAGGCTTCGGAGCCGGGTGGCGGGCACCTCGTCGCCCGCCACGGCGGTCGTACGCGCGCTGTCTACGGGCAAACCGCCGGCCGGGCACGACGGTGCGACGGGTGGTCTGGCCCAGGCGATTCTCCAGGAGCGGCTTCAACAGCAGAGTCAG GGCCAGCCTCCTCCCGTTGAGGGCGTCGAAgccgccggcggcggcgagcaggCGGCCGGAGACAAGAAGCAGAAGGAGAACACCGCCTACGCCAAGAAAATGGTGCTGAGGTTGGCGGGCCTGATGGGCTTGGGCGGCGCCGTCAGCATCATCTACGTTTTTG GGACCAATTCAGTGGACGAACAAGGCAATCGG ATTCCAGATGAATTTGACAAAG AGCCTCCGCTGGTCCAGCAGCTGAAGAGAACCGTCAAGTACTTCCAGGACTACAGACAG ATGATCATCGAGCCCACCAGCCCCAAATTGCTGCCGGACCCCGTGAAGGAGCCGTACTACCAACCGCCGTACACGCTGGTGCTGGAGCTCACCGACGTGCTGCTGCACCCGGAGTGGTCG CTGGCAACCGGCTGGCGCTTCAAGAAACGTCCCGGCATCGACTACCTGTTCCAACAGCTGGCGCCGCTCTACGAGATCATCATCTTCACCGCCGAGACCGGCATG ACGGCGTACCCTCTGATTGACGGCATCGACCCGCAGGGTTTTGTCCTCTATCGCCTCTTCAGAGACGCCACGCGCTACATGGACGGACATCATGTCAAG GACGTGTCGTGCCTGAACCGCGACGGCAGCAAGGTGATCGTGGTGGACTGCAAGCGCGAAGCCTTCCGCCTGCAGCCGTTCAACGGGATGGCGCTCAAGAAGTGGGACGGCAACTCGGACGACCGCACGCTCTACGACCTCGCCGGCTTCCTCAAGA CCATCGCGCTGAGCGGCGTGGACGACGTGCGCTCGGTGCTGGAGAACTACGCCGCCGAGGACGACCCCATCGAGGCCTTCAAGCGCAGGCAGGCGCAGCTGGCGCAG gaggaggagcagcgcGTGGGTGAGCGGTCGCAGCAGAAGAAATCGGGCCTATCTCTGGGCTCCATCGCGTCGCGCTTTTGGCGTTCCAAGCAGCAGTGA